In Sphingobacterium thalpophilum, a genomic segment contains:
- a CDS encoding glycine--tRNA ligase gives MSKQTDDFFKSVVSHAKEYGFVFQSSEIYDGLSAVYDYGQLGSELKNNLKTYWWKSMVQLHENIVGIDAAIFMHPTTWKASGHVDGFNDPMIDNKDSKKRYRADQLIEDKIARYEADGKTAEAAALLDALNTALNADDLAGLKTIIEEHNIVCPVSGTKNWTEVRQFNLMFATQMGAMADGADQVYLRPETAQGIFVNFLNVQKTGRMKIPFGIAQIGKAFRNEVIARQFIMRMREFEQMEMQFFCRPGTELEWYNKWKETRLKWHLALGFDPSNYRYHDHDKLAHYANAAVDIEFNFPFGFKEVEGIHSRTDFDLKQHQEFSKKKMQYFDPEINQNYIPYVIETSIGLDRLFLTVLCNSLVTEDLSTAEKQDSRVVLKFPPALAPVKAAILPLTKKDGLPEKAREILNTLKLDYNVQYDEKDAIGKRYRRQDAIGTPICITVDYDSLEDNTVTIRHRDTMAQERVAIADLEKILNDLAGWNTLLKKLI, from the coding sequence ATGAGCAAACAGACAGACGACTTTTTCAAAAGTGTAGTATCACACGCGAAGGAATACGGTTTTGTATTTCAATCGAGCGAAATATATGACGGATTAAGTGCCGTCTACGATTACGGTCAATTAGGTTCGGAATTAAAAAACAACCTAAAGACTTATTGGTGGAAATCCATGGTGCAATTGCACGAAAACATTGTTGGTATTGATGCCGCAATTTTCATGCACCCAACAACATGGAAAGCCTCTGGTCACGTTGATGGTTTTAACGACCCAATGATCGACAATAAGGATTCAAAAAAACGTTACCGTGCCGATCAATTGATCGAAGATAAGATTGCACGTTATGAAGCAGATGGTAAGACAGCTGAAGCTGCTGCCCTATTAGACGCTTTGAATACCGCATTGAATGCAGACGATTTAGCTGGACTGAAAACCATCATTGAAGAACATAATATCGTATGTCCGGTTTCAGGTACCAAAAATTGGACTGAAGTACGTCAATTTAATTTGATGTTTGCAACCCAAATGGGTGCTATGGCAGATGGAGCTGATCAGGTTTACCTTCGTCCTGAAACTGCACAAGGTATTTTCGTCAACTTCCTGAACGTTCAAAAGACAGGACGTATGAAAATTCCTTTTGGTATTGCACAAATTGGTAAAGCTTTCCGTAACGAAGTAATTGCACGTCAGTTTATCATGCGTATGCGTGAATTCGAGCAAATGGAAATGCAATTTTTCTGCCGCCCGGGTACTGAATTGGAATGGTATAACAAATGGAAAGAAACACGTTTGAAATGGCATTTGGCATTGGGCTTCGATCCATCAAACTACCGTTACCACGACCACGATAAATTAGCGCATTACGCAAATGCTGCAGTTGATATTGAATTCAACTTCCCATTCGGATTCAAAGAAGTTGAAGGTATCCACTCCCGTACAGATTTTGACTTGAAACAACATCAGGAATTTTCTAAAAAGAAAATGCAATATTTTGATCCTGAAATCAATCAAAACTACATTCCATATGTCATTGAAACTTCAATTGGATTGGATCGCCTTTTCTTAACTGTATTATGTAACTCTTTGGTAACAGAAGATCTTTCTACAGCAGAAAAACAAGATTCGCGCGTTGTATTGAAATTTCCACCAGCATTGGCACCGGTAAAAGCTGCAATTTTACCATTGACCAAAAAAGATGGTTTACCAGAAAAAGCACGTGAGATCCTAAATACACTAAAATTGGATTACAACGTTCAATATGACGAAAAAGATGCCATTGGAAAACGTTACCGTCGTCAAGATGCAATCGGAACACCAATCTGTATCACAGTCGATTACGATTCATTGGAAGACAACACCGTAACCATCCGTCACCGTGATACGATGGCACAGGAACGTGTTGCCATTGCCGATCTTGAAAAAATATTGAATGACTTGGCTGGTTGGAATACCTTGCTAAAAAAATTGATATAG
- a CDS encoding AraC family transcriptional regulator, translating to MKVVQFTVPVVYQGSICVQEDILPSFYSNYHRHKEIQLTYILKGRGTFMIGNFTHSFEEDEIYIVDADEPHMFKTGEDIRDGIHAIHIFFDYEHFKPFLDFPEFDDVKYFLEHINVSKKLDAEHSVALKEKFVQINVSAGIDRLLSFVKLINFLSKKVDQWTSLYTGIPQKKFSDAEGLRINEIFQYTFQHFGDKISLEDIAAVAHMTPHAFCKYFKKHTRKTYVTFLNEIRIERACKMLIDESSESVSNIAFKTGFNNVVNFNRVFKKIIKLSPSEYVQEHRMRY from the coding sequence ATGAAAGTCGTTCAATTTACAGTTCCGGTTGTTTACCAAGGATCTATTTGTGTGCAGGAAGACATTCTGCCTTCATTCTACAGCAACTATCACCGACACAAGGAAATCCAGCTGACCTATATCCTGAAAGGGCGGGGAACCTTTATGATTGGCAACTTTACACATAGTTTTGAAGAGGACGAGATCTATATCGTTGATGCAGATGAACCGCATATGTTCAAAACGGGGGAAGATATAAGGGATGGCATTCATGCCATCCATATTTTTTTCGACTACGAACATTTTAAACCCTTTCTGGATTTTCCTGAATTCGATGATGTTAAGTATTTCCTGGAACACATCAACGTCAGTAAAAAATTGGATGCGGAGCATTCCGTCGCGTTGAAAGAAAAATTTGTACAGATTAACGTGAGTGCGGGCATAGATCGTCTCCTCTCGTTTGTGAAGCTGATTAATTTTTTAAGTAAAAAAGTAGATCAATGGACTTCGCTGTATACAGGTATTCCACAAAAGAAGTTCTCAGACGCCGAAGGATTGCGAATCAATGAAATATTCCAATATACTTTCCAGCATTTTGGAGACAAGATTTCCTTGGAAGATATAGCAGCGGTAGCACACATGACACCACACGCATTTTGCAAGTATTTTAAGAAACATACCCGGAAAACCTATGTTACCTTCCTCAATGAAATCCGGATTGAACGTGCCTGTAAAATGTTGATTGACGAATCTTCGGAAAGTGTTTCTAATATCGCTTTTAAAACAGGATTTAACAATGTTGTCAATTTCAATCGGGTGTTCAAGAAAATAATCAAACTGTCGCCGAGTGAATATGTACAGGAACATCGTATGCGCTACTAG